A portion of the Pararge aegeria chromosome 10, ilParAegt1.1, whole genome shotgun sequence genome contains these proteins:
- the LOC120626800 gene encoding angiotensin-converting enzyme-like, whose protein sequence is MRPTLSLLCVCFYAVLSSGKPSGDDRRWLVSLVDLVELDYQDHCDQRAKATWEELLGSSKGLPLKLERDKAYGIFARKQKTEVNAAFTAHSMGADDDVLRRRVKLLIQPGDTLLDTKEWIRLVTFGDTALNRLRFATDYDCGYNTTCTLRELQNNIARQPDEEILRRMKLSWENHLPDIQDYLDNILPLLKNASKENHYNLIEEYWDSLVEYEGAMLTARDIWQHVQPLYLKLHKYVTLRLRGAEEVGKPLPVHLFRSLTGDDWSNLIESLLPKYPDIYQKVHANIQLKDIGGLNAYREANNLLSQLNLGEVPNDILEESAFNGTCPPTIVDWCQPNKLRFASCKDVSIQNYMDAHETATKIRFKITTALHSNNTYILREAPRYSAIYEAVPGFVSLLSLDPHTLDRAGLYPLERFNFNRNHHRLVLQLIVALRDLPKLNYYLAADEWRIKILMGEIPLSKVEDSWSEFRKNFSLIMPSSSDILGDSNILFNKPYIGKFLGLILKYQIYQSFAEELISDDLDLITHVFQNNQRLIDVMMQGFGVSWPEMISDLLVKRENGLEYNAFTDYFRLLDEYLDNQLDPASEHQILDYNEPPPEVEIQENEIPEETSLPKSPDENEREDITSIKNHDSIFDNIIDTDEQSNAKYETSTVGVLEIKNPVAVGDQSNALHPQEASYNVYWWIGVAVALAVVVILVAIIARKRQNHRKQLEKQRRRQAA, encoded by the exons ATGCGGCCGACCCTTTCTCTTCTGTGCGTTTGCTTCTACGCCGTATTATCAAGTGGAAAGCCGAGCGGAGACGACAGAAGATGGCTTGTCTCCCTCGTGGATTTGGTGGAATTAGACTACCAGGACCACTGCGATCAGAGAGCCAAGGCTACATGGGAGGAACTGCTTGGTAGCAGTAAAGGTCTCCCACTCAAG TTGGAGCGAGACAAAGCTTATGGGATATTTGCACGTAAGCAGAAGACGGAAGTAAATGCAGCATTCACCGCGCATTCAATGGGGGCCGACGATGATGTGCTGAGGCGTAGAGTGAAACTCCTTATACAGCCGGGAGACACGCTGCTCGATACAAAAGAGTGGATACGT CTGGTAACATTTGGCGACACGGCATTAAATAGACTGCGTTTTGCGACGGATTATGATTGCGGATACAATACTACTTGCACTTTGAGAG AATTACAAAACAACATCGCAAGGCAACCAGACGAAGAGATTTTACGTCGAATGAAGCTATCATGGGAGAATCATCTACCAGATATCCAAGATTACCTCGACAATATCCTGCCGCTACTGAAAAACGCTTCCAAAGAAAATC attaCAATCTCATTGAGGAGTATTGGGACTCGCTGGTGGAGTATGAAGGAGCTATGTTGACCGCTCGTGATATCTGGCAGCATGTTCAACCGCTGTACCTTAAGCTGCATAAGTACGTTACTCTACGACTTCGAGGTGCTGAGGAAGTTGGCAAACCCCTGCCTGTACATTTATTCA gATCTCTCACGGGAGATGACTGGTCTAATCTAATCGAGAGTTTACTACCTAAATATCCCGATATATATCAGAAGGTCCACGCCAATATTCAACTAAAG GACATTGGAGGGTTAAATGCATACAGAGAAGCAAATAACTTGCTCAGCCAATTGAATTTAGGCGAAGTTCCCAATGATATTTTGGAAGAATCAGCTTTTAATGGCACTTGTCCCCCAACAATAGTAGACTGGTGCCAACCGAACAAACTGAGATTTGCATCTTGTAAAGATGTCAGTATTCAAAACTATATGGATGCTCACGAGACAGCCACCAaaattagatttaaaattacaaCAGCTTTACACAGCAATAACACTTATATTTTGAGGGAAGCTCCACGCTATTCAG CTATATATGAAGCGGTGCCAGGATTTGTTTCTCTTCTGTCTTTAGACCCTCATACACTTGATAGAGCAGGGCTATATCCTCTAGAAAGGTTTAATTTTAATCGCAATCATCATCGCCTGGTTTTGCAACTTATTGTTGCATTAAGAGATTTGCCTAA actaaattattatttggcaGCAGACGAATGGCGAATAAAAATCCTTATGGGTGAAATCCCTTTATCAAAAGTAGAAGATAGTTGGAGTGAGTTTAGGAAAAATTTCTCTTTGATAATGCCATCGAGTTCTGACATTCTGGGCGactcaaatattttgtttaacaaacCATACATTGG AAAATTTTTGGGTcttatattgaaatatcaaatcTACCAGTCTTTCGCCGAAGAACTGATATCTGATGATTTAGATTTAATAACACACGTTTTCCAAAATAATCAACgtttaat tGATGTCATGATGCAAGGTTTTGGTGTCTCGTGGCCTGAAATGATCAGCGATTTATTAGTTAAACGTGAAAATGGACTGGAGTATAATGCTTTCACGGATTACTTCAGACTATTAGACGAATATTTAGATAATCAACTAGATCCAGCAAGTGAACATCAAATTTTAGATTATAACGAACCTCCCCCCGAAGTTGAAATACAAGAAAATGAAATTCCCGAAGAAACTAGTTTACCGAAATCCCCGGATGAAAATGAGAGAGAAGATATCACATCGATAAAAAATCATGATAGTATATTTGATAATATCATAGACACTGATGAACAGTCCAACGCTAAATATGAAACATCAACAGTAGGCGTGTTAGAAATAAAGAATCCAGTGGCAGTTGGGGACCAGAGCAATGCTCTACATCCCCAAGAAGCGTCATACAACGTTTACTGGTGGATTGGTGTTGCAGTAGCGCTCGCAGTTGTGGTAATATTAGTGGCAATAATTGCAAGGAAACGACAAAATCACAGAAAACAGCTAGAAAAACAAAGGAGAAGACAGGCTGCCTGA